Proteins from a single region of Juglans microcarpa x Juglans regia isolate MS1-56 chromosome 5S, Jm3101_v1.0, whole genome shotgun sequence:
- the LOC121268175 gene encoding heavy metal-associated isoprenylated plant protein 16-like, which produces MKQTVVIKVEMDGHKSFFGELDGQKVRSKALKIAVGISGVVSASLKGDEKNQIELKGEGIDSVKLTKLLRKKVGFADIITVADDKIEEKKEEPKVEYMAWPYNYIPSYSSYPFYAPSGITCYCSQ; this is translated from the exons ATGAAG CAAACGGTTGTGATCAAGGTGGAAATGGATGGCCACAAGTCCTTTTTTGGTGAGCTGGATGGACAAAAAGTCCGTTCCAAAGCCTTGAAGATTGCAGTCGGCATTTCAG GGGTGGTGTCGGCATCTTTAAAAGGAGACGAAAAGAACCAAATAGAATTAAAAGGAGAAGGGATTGATTCAGTGAAACTTACAAAATTACTTAGGAAGAAAGTGGGATTTGCAGACATAATTACTGTGGCGGATGACAAGAtagaggagaagaaagaagaaccGAAAGTAGAATACATGGCGTGGCCTTATAATTATATACCTTCCTACTCCTCCTATCCATTCTATGCGCCGTCAGGGATTACATGTTACTGTTCTCAGTAG